In Methanomicrobium antiquum, one DNA window encodes the following:
- a CDS encoding ABC transporter ATP-binding protein yields MSVISDSVNIMRFLFSPFKKLIALYLISVIALSFLEVFRISLVYPIINYGLGVENQPKLLDAFYDFLLPSSMNPFVASALLLLVITVMIAGIYGTVAYGGSYVFSTVRDSLDRKVFERIKSRPYRYFAGKKQGDLLYIGQGAVLESSNAINQFVELLRNGFMSLFYLLLLFYLSFWLTICVMILGIFYAFIVKKSLFSRVYRNSSVLNISLMEKSVVYQEFISGIKTIFITGSLDYWSEKYDSAVKKLKKAYTNVYALGKIPIIANDFIMFSIIALGGILLYVFTGGDFIPYIGIFGTFMLALYRLVPSLSAAQSNLSLLVQYLPSLELVYGILIEDSDEEESSENGSDSKEFSFREKIEFDNVSFFYEEGKRKTLDNITFEISKNSRIAIVGSSGAGKTTVANLLALLYRPVSGSILIDGVSLSEICSSDYLSHLGYIGQETFVYHNTIRENIRFGQDCSEDDIMEAAKLADAHEFIMATNDGYDTVIGDQGLKLSGGQRQRIAIARIILRKPEILLLDEATSSLDNISEQKIMESVEKLSKNMTVIIIAHRLSTVQNADQIFVLKGGKLVERGSHNELMELRGEYQRLYLGQKKDGFVETSSLEKE; encoded by the coding sequence ATGTCAGTAATAAGCGATTCTGTTAATATTATGCGTTTTCTTTTCAGCCCTTTTAAGAAGTTAATAGCACTGTATCTGATATCCGTAATTGCTCTGTCCTTTTTGGAAGTATTCAGAATTTCGCTTGTATATCCTATAATTAATTATGGTCTTGGCGTTGAAAACCAGCCCAAATTACTTGATGCTTTTTATGACTTTTTACTGCCCTCTTCTATGAATCCCTTTGTTGCATCTGCTCTATTGCTTCTTGTTATAACAGTTATGATTGCCGGGATATATGGTACAGTTGCATATGGAGGTTCATATGTATTTTCCACAGTTCGTGATTCACTTGACAGAAAGGTATTTGAAAGGATAAAAAGCAGGCCCTATAGGTATTTTGCAGGGAAAAAACAGGGGGATTTGTTATATATTGGTCAGGGTGCTGTTCTTGAATCAAGCAATGCCATCAACCAGTTTGTTGAGCTTTTAAGAAACGGTTTTATGTCTCTTTTTTATCTTTTACTCTTGTTTTACCTTTCATTCTGGCTGACAATCTGTGTAATGATCCTTGGAATATTTTATGCTTTCATTGTAAAAAAATCCCTTTTTTCCCGTGTTTATCGAAACAGCAGTGTTTTAAATATTTCTTTGATGGAAAAATCTGTTGTCTACCAGGAGTTCATCTCCGGAATTAAAACAATATTTATCACAGGCTCTCTTGACTACTGGTCAGAAAAATATGATTCTGCGGTAAAAAAATTAAAAAAAGCCTATACCAATGTTTATGCTTTGGGAAAAATTCCAATAATAGCAAATGATTTCATAATGTTTTCAATTATTGCTCTTGGAGGAATTCTTCTGTATGTATTTACAGGCGGCGATTTTATCCCATATATTGGAATATTTGGAACATTTATGCTTGCTTTGTACAGACTTGTTCCGTCTTTGTCAGCTGCTCAGAGCAATCTTTCATTACTTGTTCAGTACCTTCCTTCACTTGAACTTGTATACGGAATTCTGATTGAAGATTCTGATGAAGAAGAATCATCAGAAAATGGCTCAGATAGCAAGGAATTTTCTTTTAGAGAAAAAATAGAATTTGATAATGTCTCCTTTTTTTATGAAGAGGGCAAAAGAAAGACTCTTGACAATATAACTTTTGAGATTTCCAAAAATTCAAGGATTGCAATTGTCGGAAGCTCCGGAGCCGGGAAAACAACGGTTGCTAACCTTCTTGCACTTTTATATAGGCCTGTATCGGGGAGTATTTTAATAGACGGGGTTAGCCTGAGTGAAATTTGTAGTTCTGATTACCTTTCTCATTTGGGGTACATTGGCCAGGAGACATTTGTTTATCACAATACCATCCGGGAAAACATCCGGTTTGGGCAGGATTGTTCTGAAGATGATATAATGGAGGCTGCAAAACTTGCTGATGCACATGAATTCATTATGGCAACGAATGATGGATATGACACGGTTATTGGTGATCAGGGCTTAAAACTATCCGGAGGACAGCGGCAGAGGATTGCGATTGCAAGGATTATATTAAGGAAACCTGAGATTTTGCTCCTTGATGAGGCAACAAGTTCGCTTGACAATATCTCAGAGCAGAAAATTATGGAGTCTGTTGAAAAGCTTTCTAAAAATATGACTGTAATTATAATAGCCCACCGGTTGTCAACCGTTCAGAATGCGGATCAGATTTTCGTTTTGAAGGGCGGGAAGCTTGTTGAAAGAGGCTCTCATAATGAATTAATGGAGTTGAGGGGAGAGTATCAGAGATTGTATCTCGGTCAGAAGAAAGATGGTTTTGTGGAGACTTCCTCTTTGGAAAAGGAATAA
- the gmd gene encoding GDP-mannose 4,6-dehydratase: MKKALITGITGQDGSYLAELLLHKGYEVHGIIRRASTFNTGRIDNIYSDPHDAGARLFLHYGDLSDCEQISNIIYNICPDEIYHLGAQSHVRVSFDIPEYTSNVTGLGTTRLLEALRRKDSKIKFYQASSSEMFGAAKPPQNENTEFVPRSPYACAKLYSYWMVKNYREGYNLFASNGILFNHESPRRGETFVTRKVTRGIASILSGKEKYLYMGNLDARRDWGFAPEYVEAMWRILQNDKPDDFVIATGETHSVKEFLEEAFSYVGKHMNDFVKIDSKYFRPTEVEVLIGDASKSDKELGWKPKVTFSDLVRIMVDADMRAAGLEVAGEGDEILAKKFSDKWWRGD, translated from the coding sequence ATGAAAAAAGCGTTAATTACCGGCATAACCGGTCAGGACGGATCATATTTGGCAGAACTTCTGCTTCACAAAGGCTATGAGGTTCATGGAATTATAAGAAGAGCTTCAACTTTCAATACGGGAAGAATTGATAATATTTATTCTGACCCTCATGATGCCGGAGCAAGGCTCTTTCTCCATTATGGAGATCTCTCAGATTGTGAGCAGATTTCAAATATAATCTATAATATCTGCCCTGATGAGATATACCATCTTGGCGCACAAAGCCATGTGAGGGTGAGCTTTGATATACCTGAATATACAAGCAACGTTACAGGTCTTGGCACAACAAGACTTCTTGAGGCTTTAAGAAGAAAGGACAGCAAAATTAAATTTTACCAAGCTTCAAGCAGTGAGATGTTTGGCGCAGCAAAACCGCCGCAGAATGAAAATACTGAGTTTGTTCCCAGAAGTCCGTATGCATGTGCAAAACTTTATTCATACTGGATGGTTAAAAACTACCGCGAAGGATATAATTTGTTTGCCTCAAACGGGATTTTATTTAACCATGAATCTCCGCGCCGCGGTGAAACGTTTGTTACAAGAAAGGTTACACGCGGGATTGCTTCAATTCTTTCAGGAAAAGAAAAGTACCTTTACATGGGGAATCTTGATGCAAGGCGTGACTGGGGTTTTGCACCTGAATATGTTGAGGCTATGTGGAGAATTCTTCAGAATGATAAGCCGGATGATTTTGTGATTGCAACAGGAGAGACACATTCTGTTAAGGAATTTTTAGAAGAGGCTTTCTCGTATGTCGGTAAGCATATGAATGATTTTGTTAAAATTGATTCAAAATATTTCCGTCCGACAGAAGTTGAGGTTTTAATCGGGGATGCCTCTAAATCTGATAAAGAATTAGGATGGAAACCAAAAGTAACTTTTTCTGATCTTGTCAGGATTATGGTTGATGCTGATATGAGGGCCGCTGGACTTGAGGTTGCAGGCGAGGGTGATGAAATTCTTGCTAAGAAATTCTCTGATAAATGGTGGAGAGGGGACTGA
- a CDS encoding GDP-L-fucose synthase family protein: MSFFKDKKVLVTGGAGFLGSNVTKELVKKGASPENIIVPRSRDIDLRIWENCVEIVGDVDIVIHLAAKVGGIGYNQQFPGSLFYDNAIMGIQLMEAARQADVGKFVAVGTICAYPKFTPVPFSEDELWNGYPEETNAPYGLAKKMMLVQSQAYRQQYGFNSIYLLPVNLYGPGDNFDPSSSHVIPALIKKFTEAVRAGNSSQTVEVWGTGSASREFLYVEDAARGIVLASEKFEKSDPVNLGSGMEITIRDLVTKISDITGFEGDIVWDKSKPDGQPKRCLDVSRARCEFGFEAKMGFDEGLKRTVEWYLTK, translated from the coding sequence ATGAGTTTTTTTAAAGACAAAAAGGTACTTGTCACAGGTGGTGCAGGCTTTTTAGGAAGTAATGTCACAAAGGAGCTTGTAAAAAAAGGAGCATCTCCGGAAAATATTATTGTTCCAAGAAGCAGGGATATAGACTTGCGTATCTGGGAAAACTGTGTGGAGATTGTCGGGGATGTTGATATTGTTATTCATCTGGCTGCAAAGGTAGGAGGCATAGGCTATAACCAGCAGTTTCCGGGATCACTATTTTATGATAATGCTATTATGGGAATTCAGCTGATGGAAGCGGCCCGGCAGGCTGATGTTGGTAAATTTGTGGCAGTCGGGACAATATGCGCCTATCCAAAATTCACTCCTGTTCCTTTTAGCGAGGATGAACTCTGGAATGGATATCCTGAAGAGACTAATGCACCATACGGTCTTGCAAAGAAGATGATGCTTGTGCAGAGTCAGGCCTACCGTCAGCAGTACGGGTTTAACTCAATTTATCTTCTGCCGGTGAACCTGTATGGGCCGGGTGACAATTTTGATCCCTCAAGCTCACATGTAATTCCGGCTCTTATAAAGAAATTCACAGAAGCTGTTAGGGCTGGAAATTCCAGTCAGACTGTTGAAGTATGGGGTACCGGCAGTGCCTCCCGGGAATTTTTGTATGTCGAGGATGCAGCCCGCGGGATTGTTCTTGCTTCTGAAAAATTTGAAAAATCAGATCCTGTAAATCTTGGTTCCGGTATGGAAATTACCATCCGCGATCTGGTGACTAAAATATCTGATATTACAGGATTTGAAGGCGATATTGTCTGGGACAAATCTAAGCCTGACGGTCAGCCGAAGAGATGTCTTGATGTGAGCCGGGCACGTTGTGAGTTTGGGTTTGAGGCGAAGATGGGATTTGATGAGGGTTTGAAGAGGACTGTTGAGTGGTATTTAACAAAATAG
- a CDS encoding class I SAM-dependent methyltransferase gives MNISNFVVNTLHKLGYRKPNPSDYSTIVGVGSIVPIQIEAYFLALNKYVDEDCKILDVGFGLGYGLNILAIKAKEVSGVDVDKKVYDYCQETVVGRNPRLISLEIYDGYNLPFSDESFDIVTCVDVIEHVEDYNRLIKEMLRISKKGIFLSTPNRRSENTNRDGSPKNYWHLREWNFEEFDEIISHFGSVDWNFINGHSDGPFLVSSKISKNTMALSPFIFKNESIWSK, from the coding sequence GTGAATATATCAAATTTTGTAGTAAATACATTACATAAATTAGGTTACAGGAAACCAAATCCATCTGATTATTCTACAATTGTGGGTGTAGGATCTATTGTTCCTATTCAGATAGAGGCCTATTTTTTAGCTTTAAATAAATATGTTGATGAGGATTGTAAAATTTTAGATGTTGGTTTTGGATTGGGTTATGGACTTAATATATTGGCAATAAAAGCAAAGGAAGTTAGTGGTGTTGATGTTGACAAGAAAGTTTATGATTATTGCCAGGAAACTGTTGTAGGGAGAAATCCAAGACTTATTTCACTTGAAATTTACGATGGCTATAATTTGCCATTTTCTGATGAATCTTTTGATATTGTTACTTGTGTTGATGTTATAGAACATGTTGAAGATTACAATCGGCTTATCAAAGAAATGTTACGAATATCAAAAAAAGGAATTTTCTTAAGCACCCCAAATAGGCGGTCGGAAAATACAAACCGGGATGGAAGTCCAAAAAACTATTGGCATTTAAGAGAATGGAATTTTGAGGAATTTGATGAAATAATATCTCATTTTGGTTCTGTAGATTGGAATTTTATAAATGGACATTCTGATGGCCCATTTTTAGTATCTTCTAAAATATCCAAAAATACAATGGCTTTATCGCCATTTATTTTTAAAAATGAGAGTATATGGAGTAAATAA
- a CDS encoding class I SAM-dependent methyltransferase: protein MRVYGVNKMDESHIIQKVDINRWEQAQEFELKSAEQAIGSDDDWNKWWYEKFEEYSVLKSKHYNNVLEVGCGPHTNVRYILPSITFDKLWFEDPLIQFYITHNLNGSNSYLRKIRNHVKKNPINYLLKLYSDKNMVIDLSSSKLEDLPYKDQQMDLIICINVLDHVNDFKKCMEEIFRVLKNGGLLVLGQDLSNKEDQMYCPESYEDIGHPIKIDHLLIEKILVGKYHPLFEKILTRDEGRNPKAHYATYLGILQKETIQ, encoded by the coding sequence ATGAGAGTATATGGAGTAAATAAAATGGACGAGAGTCATATTATTCAAAAAGTTGATATTAACAGATGGGAACAGGCACAGGAATTTGAACTTAAATCTGCTGAACAAGCAATTGGATCAGATGATGACTGGAATAAATGGTGGTACGAAAAATTTGAAGAATATTCAGTTCTAAAAAGCAAACATTATAATAATGTTTTAGAAGTTGGTTGTGGTCCACATACAAATGTAAGATACATTTTACCTTCCATAACTTTTGATAAATTATGGTTTGAGGATCCACTGATTCAATTTTATATTACACACAACTTAAATGGATCAAATTCGTATTTAAGAAAAATTAGAAATCATGTTAAAAAAAATCCAATAAATTATCTGCTAAAACTCTATTCTGACAAAAATATGGTGATTGATCTTTCCTCATCAAAACTTGAAGACCTGCCATATAAGGATCAGCAGATGGATTTAATAATCTGCATAAATGTACTTGATCATGTTAATGATTTTAAAAAATGTATGGAGGAAATATTCAGAGTATTAAAAAATGGAGGGTTATTAGTTTTGGGTCAGGATTTATCTAATAAAGAAGATCAGATGTATTGTCCTGAATCATATGAAGATATTGGGCATCCTATAAAAATAGATCATTTATTAATTGAAAAGATACTTGTCGGAAAATATCATCCGCTATTTGAAAAGATTTTAACTCGGGATGAAGGAAGAAATCCTAAAGCACATTATGCGACATACTTGGGAATATTGCAAAAAGAGACTATTCAATAA
- a CDS encoding UDP-glucuronic acid decarboxylase family protein: MKKQILVTGGAGFIGSHLCDKLLNEGHYVLCVDNFFTGGRENVSHLLGNENFELIRHDVTFPLYVEVDEIYNLACPASPVHYQYNPAQTTKTCVVGAINMLGLAKRLHVPILQASTSEVYGDPTIHPQPENYRGNVNQIGPRACYDEGKRCAETLFFDYHRQHGLNIKVIRIFNTYGPRMHPNDGRVISNFIVQALKNKDITVYGTGSQTRSFCYVDDLIKGMTMMMNSKEGFTGPVNLGNPCEFTILELAEIIIKMTDSKSKIVFKPLPEDDPKQRKPQINLAEEKLGWVPQIKLEDGLKKTINYFNDVLTND; encoded by the coding sequence ATGAAAAAACAAATACTTGTAACTGGCGGAGCGGGATTCATAGGTTCACATTTGTGTGATAAACTTCTAAATGAGGGACATTATGTTCTTTGTGTAGATAATTTTTTTACCGGAGGGCGTGAGAATGTTTCACATTTGCTGGGAAATGAAAATTTTGAGCTTATCCGACATGATGTAACTTTTCCATTATATGTTGAAGTTGATGAAATCTATAATCTTGCCTGCCCAGCAAGCCCAGTCCATTATCAATATAATCCTGCACAAACAACAAAAACCTGCGTTGTTGGTGCAATAAATATGTTAGGTTTGGCAAAAAGATTGCACGTACCTATTCTTCAGGCATCGACAAGTGAAGTATATGGCGATCCTACAATCCATCCTCAACCAGAAAATTACCGAGGAAATGTCAATCAAATCGGCCCCAGAGCTTGTTATGACGAAGGAAAACGTTGTGCAGAAACATTATTTTTTGATTATCATCGTCAGCATGGATTGAATATTAAAGTAATTCGTATTTTCAATACATATGGACCAAGAATGCATCCAAATGACGGTCGTGTAATAAGCAATTTTATAGTTCAAGCGCTAAAAAACAAGGATATTACAGTCTATGGCACAGGTTCACAAACACGGAGCTTTTGTTATGTTGATGATCTTATTAAAGGAATGACAATGATGATGAATTCAAAAGAAGGATTTACTGGCCCAGTTAATTTAGGAAATCCATGCGAATTCACAATTTTAGAATTAGCTGAAATAATTATAAAAATGACTGATTCAAAAAGCAAGATTGTTTTTAAACCACTTCCTGAAGACGATCCAAAGCAAAGAAAACCTCAGATAAATTTGGCTGAAGAAAAATTAGGCTGGGTACCACAAATTAAACTTGAAGATGGATTGAAAAAAACAATTAATTACTTTAATGATGTTTTAACTAACGATTAG
- a CDS encoding glycosyltransferase family 61 protein — protein MIKIIANYSKKLLKLVVLNNHFIFHTIMNIFRFSGIIHIKFSMVLKRILILISTKNNIAPIHHQKASEYIEDNKMFCDHIEIYPESKIYNKKPHTIENKIHWVFEEEYCINTPSVFIIKLENGRVFGNEGIIVTKDNIVLEDFSTPIRKDPGESNIFKKIFLPSPEYIDGKVAILSSQVGQYFFHWLFDVLPKIYILKQCGCHPDKIIVNEIKTQFQKETLEILKYLDISIAISEKDYLQAHEMIVPSLPGNTGHMPKWVCDFLRDSFLPVISKNNKSKKKRLYISRDKSSNGRKVLNEKEIMNILKPLGFELIFSEEISFKEQVELFHNSEVIIAPHGAGLSNIVFCDPKTQILEFFSPNYVNPCYYTLANQVDLNYYYLMSEGKRPPDFYDPHIGHENIFINIDSLLKMLNYMKLT, from the coding sequence ATGATAAAGATAATAGCCAATTACTCAAAAAAACTATTAAAACTGGTTGTTTTAAATAATCACTTTATTTTTCATACTATTATGAATATATTCAGATTTTCGGGTATTATTCATATAAAATTTTCAATGGTTTTAAAAAGAATACTCATACTCATTTCTACCAAAAATAATATTGCACCGATACATCATCAAAAAGCTAGTGAATACATTGAAGATAATAAAATGTTTTGTGATCACATTGAGATATATCCGGAATCTAAAATATACAATAAAAAACCACATACAATTGAAAATAAAATACACTGGGTATTTGAAGAAGAATATTGCATAAATACACCTTCTGTATTCATTATAAAATTGGAAAATGGACGAGTTTTTGGAAATGAAGGAATTATTGTAACAAAAGACAATATTGTATTAGAAGATTTTTCAACACCAATTAGAAAAGATCCTGGAGAATCAAATATATTCAAAAAAATTTTTCTTCCCAGTCCGGAATATATTGATGGCAAAGTAGCCATTTTATCATCACAAGTAGGTCAGTATTTCTTTCATTGGTTATTTGATGTCTTACCAAAAATATACATTCTCAAACAGTGTGGCTGCCATCCAGACAAAATTATTGTTAATGAGATAAAAACACAGTTTCAAAAAGAAACTCTTGAAATCCTTAAATACTTAGACATTAGTATAGCTATATCTGAAAAAGATTATTTACAGGCACATGAAATGATTGTGCCATCTCTTCCCGGGAATACAGGGCATATGCCAAAATGGGTTTGTGATTTTTTACGAGATTCTTTTCTTCCTGTCATATCTAAAAATAATAAATCTAAAAAGAAAAGACTGTATATATCACGTGATAAATCTTCAAATGGAAGAAAGGTCTTAAATGAAAAAGAAATAATGAATATCCTAAAACCTCTTGGATTTGAATTGATATTTTCTGAAGAAATCTCATTTAAAGAACAAGTCGAATTATTTCATAATTCTGAAGTGATTATTGCACCACATGGAGCAGGTTTATCAAATATTGTTTTCTGTGATCCAAAAACACAAATACTAGAATTTTTCTCCCCAAATTACGTTAATCCATGCTATTATACATTAGCAAATCAAGTAGATCTTAATTATTATTATTTAATGAGTGAAGGAAAAAGACCTCCAGATTTTTACGATCCTCATATAGGTCATGAAAACATATTCATAAATATTGATTCTTTACTAAAAATGTTAAATTATATGAAACTAACTTAA
- a CDS encoding glycosyltransferase produces the protein MTGNDVVSLFAPVKSDKNVLLSYITRPFEIDQNSLEFLSHTNKWECLQIAQTWVDHGYNVDIIDYDNNYFKPKKNYSIFIDIHSNMERLSSQLGKNCKKILHITGAYWKFQNRAEKIRLSNLQDRKNFSLAPRSQVPPSRGIEFADCATILGNEFTKGTFSEFGKKLYEIPLSTTIEYPLFEKDFSKINKNYLWFGSSGMVHKGLDLVLDVFRELPDYNLTVCGNVSKEKDFEKAYYEELYCLPNIHTLGFVDVRSDIFLAVIKNTAALIFPSCSEGQSGCVVTCMHAGLIPVISYESGVSVSNNSGIILKNNNIEEILCSIINLSTKPADELRAMSLNSWLYARKYHTRENFLNHYCSFADKLVE, from the coding sequence ATGACGGGTAATGATGTGGTCTCTCTATTTGCACCTGTAAAGAGTGATAAGAATGTGTTATTATCATATATCACACGGCCTTTTGAGATAGATCAAAATTCCTTAGAATTTTTGTCGCATACTAATAAATGGGAGTGTCTTCAAATTGCTCAAACATGGGTTGATCATGGTTATAATGTGGATATCATAGATTATGATAACAATTATTTTAAGCCAAAAAAGAATTACTCAATTTTTATAGATATCCATTCAAACATGGAGCGTCTGTCTTCGCAGCTTGGAAAGAACTGCAAAAAAATATTGCATATTACCGGTGCATATTGGAAATTTCAGAATCGTGCTGAAAAAATCAGATTATCTAATTTGCAGGATAGAAAAAATTTTTCTTTAGCCCCACGAAGTCAGGTGCCCCCTAGTCGTGGTATTGAATTTGCTGATTGTGCAACTATTCTGGGAAATGAATTTACTAAAGGAACATTCTCAGAATTCGGAAAGAAGCTATATGAAATTCCTCTTTCAACAACAATAGAATATCCCCTCTTTGAGAAGGATTTTAGTAAAATCAATAAAAACTATCTTTGGTTTGGAAGTTCTGGGATGGTACATAAGGGTTTGGATCTGGTACTGGATGTGTTTCGGGAATTGCCGGATTATAATCTCACTGTTTGTGGAAATGTTAGTAAAGAGAAGGATTTCGAAAAGGCATATTATGAAGAATTATATTGTTTGCCGAATATTCATACATTAGGCTTTGTTGATGTAAGAAGTGATATTTTTCTGGCTGTCATAAAGAATACAGCTGCATTGATATTCCCCTCATGCTCTGAAGGTCAGTCAGGGTGTGTTGTTACTTGTATGCATGCAGGCCTGATTCCGGTTATCAGTTATGAATCCGGAGTTAGTGTCAGCAATAATTCAGGCATTATACTTAAAAACAATAACATTGAAGAGATATTATGCTCTATTATAAATTTATCCACAAAACCTGCAGATGAACTTAGGGCAATGTCTCTTAATTCATGGCTTTATGCAAGAAAATATCATACCAGAGAAAATTTCTTAAATCATTACTGTAGTTTTGCTGATAAATTGGTTGAATAG
- a CDS encoding glycosyltransferase family 4 protein — protein MQVLFDHQVFSFQKYGGISRYFCELMDQFTFIPDTNFNIGIRHSNNENLVSRKNLYKYWSNPSKYLCNSKVFPYIQKKCNVDLLNLIQINNSESIRMLKKSNYDLFHPTYYDPYFLKYIEKRPYVLTVYDMIHELYPESFSKKDPVSLWKKKLIQNATSIISISESTKKDIIDLYGTDDSKIRVVYLGNPLENITKLQEKDSFSVEKEFSFEYLLFVGKRSGCKNFQFFIKCIAEYLIMAQKHVVCAGGGFFTPDEISLFKKLDIINKIHYVDINDSNICKLYLNAMAFIFPSLYEGFGLPVLEAFSCGCPVILSSSSSLPEVGGDAACYINPESSESIMQGVKCVCSDENYRSDLIDKGFKQLKIFSWRKTALETKKVYEDTLQ, from the coding sequence ATGCAAGTATTATTTGATCACCAGGTATTTTCTTTTCAAAAGTATGGAGGCATTTCAAGATATTTTTGTGAATTAATGGATCAATTCACATTTATACCTGATACGAATTTCAATATTGGCATAAGGCATTCAAACAATGAAAATCTTGTATCCAGAAAAAATCTTTATAAATATTGGTCTAATCCAAGCAAATATCTCTGCAATTCAAAAGTATTTCCTTATATTCAAAAAAAATGTAACGTGGATTTGTTGAATTTGATTCAAATTAACAATTCTGAATCAATACGAATGCTAAAAAAGAGTAATTATGACTTATTTCACCCGACATACTATGATCCGTATTTTCTGAAATATATTGAAAAAAGACCATATGTGCTAACAGTTTATGATATGATTCATGAATTATATCCTGAATCGTTTTCAAAAAAAGATCCTGTCAGTCTTTGGAAAAAAAAGCTAATACAAAATGCAACTTCAATAATCTCAATTTCAGAGAGTACTAAAAAGGATATTATAGATCTTTATGGAACAGATGATTCTAAAATTCGTGTAGTATATCTTGGAAATCCTCTTGAAAATATAACAAAATTACAAGAAAAAGACTCATTTTCAGTTGAAAAGGAATTTAGTTTTGAGTACCTGTTATTTGTTGGTAAAAGATCCGGTTGTAAAAATTTTCAATTTTTTATTAAATGTATAGCTGAATACCTTATCATGGCCCAAAAACATGTTGTTTGTGCGGGGGGTGGGTTTTTCACTCCCGATGAAATATCTCTATTTAAAAAATTGGATATAATAAACAAGATTCATTATGTCGATATTAATGATTCAAATATATGCAAATTATATCTAAATGCGATGGCATTTATTTTTCCTTCGTTATATGAGGGATTTGGACTTCCTGTGCTGGAAGCTTTTTCATGTGGTTGTCCTGTGATATTAAGTAGTTCCAGTTCTCTTCCTGAAGTTGGAGGAGATGCAGCCTGTTATATTAATCCAGAATCTTCAGAGTCAATTATGCAAGGCGTTAAGTGCGTTTGTTCAGATGAGAATTATAGGAGTGATTTAATTGATAAAGGATTTAAGCAATTAAAAATATTTTCGTGGAGAAAAACAGCTCTTGAAACAAAAAAAGTTTATGAAGATACATTACAATAA
- a CDS encoding glycosyltransferase family 2 protein, protein MYYEDESLKWPKISIITPSYNQGSFLEETMRSVLLQNYPNLEYIILDGGSTDNSVEIIQKYDEYIDFWVSEPDNGQADAIYRGIEMATGDIVAYINSDDIYYPGAFFKVAKEFIKNPDSGWLTGRTVFVDEYSNPKSDQPRYLPINMFNMVYLGNFVMQPSTFWKKELFLSVGGFDKNLRFSFDYELFLKFLKFEKPLWINQNLAGFRYHSLSKTTNIHDVCVEESDEIKSKYICNDSIFKKFIGRIFSDLYSLIFNYRHR, encoded by the coding sequence TTGTATTATGAAGATGAATCTTTAAAATGGCCAAAAATCTCCATAATAACTCCCAGTTACAATCAGGGCAGCTTCTTAGAAGAAACTATGCGCTCTGTTCTTCTTCAAAATTATCCAAATTTAGAATATATTATTCTTGATGGAGGCTCTACAGACAATAGTGTTGAAATAATCCAAAAATATGATGAATATATTGATTTCTGGGTAAGTGAGCCGGATAATGGTCAGGCAGATGCAATTTATCGAGGGATTGAAATGGCTACCGGAGATATAGTGGCTTACATAAATTCTGATGATATTTATTACCCCGGGGCATTCTTTAAAGTCGCAAAAGAATTTATTAAAAATCCGGATTCGGGGTGGTTAACCGGAAGAACTGTTTTTGTTGATGAGTATTCAAATCCAAAGAGTGACCAGCCAAGATATCTTCCAATAAACATGTTTAATATGGTTTATCTGGGTAATTTTGTTATGCAGCCATCTACCTTCTGGAAAAAGGAATTATTTCTATCTGTTGGTGGATTTGATAAAAATCTTCGTTTTAGCTTTGATTATGAATTATTCCTCAAATTTCTAAAATTTGAAAAACCATTGTGGATAAATCAAAATCTTGCAGGATTCAGATATCATTCACTGAGTAAAACTACTAATATTCATGATGTATGTGTTGAAGAATCAGATGAAATAAAAAGTAAATACATCTGCAATGACAGTATCTTCAAAAAATTTATAGGCAGGATTTTTAGTGACTTGTATTCATTAATTTTTAATTATCGGCACAGGTAA